The following DNA comes from Janthinobacterium sp. TB1-E2.
TTGGCCGCTTTTGTCGGCGCCTTCGCAGATGCACTGCCAAAAGGCAAGGTCATGTTCATCGCCAACATGGTCAAGATCTTCGGCTGCGCCCTCGTCTTCTTCCACGTGCATCCGCTGCTGGCCTACGCTGTCGTCGGTTTTGGCGCTGCCGTGTATTCGCCTGCCAAGTACGGCATCCTGACGGAACTGCTGCCGCCGGAAAAACTCGTGGCGGCGAATGGCTGGATCGAAGGCTTGACCGTCACCTCCATCATCCTCGGCACCGTCATGGGCGGCGCGCTCGTCAGCGGCCACGTGTCCGACATGCTGCTGTCCATCGACATTCCCCTGATCAATACGGGCATCACCAGCAAGACAGAAGCGGCCTTGTGCGTGGTAGTGGGCATTTATGCGCTGGCGACCCTGGCCAACCTGAAGATTCCCGACACGGGCTGCGTGTATGCGCATCAGGAACGCAATCCTATCAAACTGATTACCGATTTTGCCAATTGCTATTCCATCCTGTGGAAAGACAAGCTGGGCCAGATCACCCTGGCCGTAACGACCCTGTTCTGGGGCGCTGGCGCCACCTTGCAGCTGATCGTGCTGGAATGGGCCAAGCAGTCGCTGAACATGCCGTTCGACAAGGCAACCAGCCTGGTAGGCGTGGTCGCCATCGGCG
Coding sequences within:
- the lplT gene encoding lysophospholipid transporter LplT, whose amino-acid sequence is MNRGFYTIMAAQFFSSLADNALFFVAVDLLVSMKSPAWITPLLKLSFVLFYVLLAAFVGAFADALPKGKVMFIANMVKIFGCALVFFHVHPLLAYAVVGFGAAVYSPAKYGILTELLPPEKLVAANGWIEGLTVTSIILGTVMGGALVSGHVSDMLLSIDIPLINTGITSKTEAALCVVVGIYALATLANLKIPDTGCVYAHQERNPIKLITDFANCYSILWKDKLGQITLAVTTLFWGAGATLQLIVLEWAKQSLNMPFDKATSLVGVVAIGVAAGAVLSARFIPLRKSLTVIPLGIAMGVIVMMMTQVHSVWIAYPLLILIGALSGFFVVPMNALLQHRGHVLMSAGHSIAVQNFNENLSILTMLAVYSIMIRLHLPLNIIITLFGLFVAGTMYMIMRKHKLNQAEHDNLSLIGEQKH